The following proteins come from a genomic window of Terribacillus aidingensis:
- a CDS encoding DUF2513 domain-containing protein translates to MRLKRDMSLIRSLLLDIEAEFTEGGFALEVTEEDEYSEEEMNYHLQLMKEAKLIKMDTVLDEEEEEEELLIYGLTWDGHELLDSIREEEVWQQLLVKLKREKGSMPFSVLRKQAAKAAEAFYASE, encoded by the coding sequence ATGCGTTTGAAACGGGATATGTCTCTTATCAGAAGTCTCCTGCTGGATATTGAAGCAGAGTTCACAGAGGGAGGTTTTGCGCTGGAAGTAACAGAAGAGGATGAGTATTCCGAAGAAGAAATGAATTATCACTTGCAGCTGATGAAGGAAGCGAAATTAATTAAAATGGATACCGTTCTTGATGAGGAAGAGGAAGAAGAGGAGCTGCTCATCTATGGGTTGACCTGGGATGGACATGAGCTCCTGGACAGTATCAGGGAAGAGGAAGTATGGCAGCAGCTACTCGTGAAGCTGAAGAGAGAGAAGGGCAGTATGCCGTTTTCCGTTCTGCGTAAACAGGCGGCGAAAGCAGCGGAAGCATTTTATGCTTCCGAATAA